In one window of Solanum pennellii chromosome 2, SPENNV200 DNA:
- the LOC107011363 gene encoding ubiquitin-conjugating enzyme E2 10-like has product MASRRIQKELKDLQRDPPTSCSAGPVAQDMFHWQATIIGPNDSPYAGGVFQVTIHFPPDYPFKPPKVAFRTRVFHPNINNNGNICLDILKDQWSPALTISKVLLSICSLLTDPNPDDPLVPEIAHMCKTDKTKYESMARSWTQKYAMN; this is encoded by the exons ATGGCATCAAGGAGAATTCAAAAGGAGCTAAAAGACTTGCAAAGAGACCCTCCCACTTCATGCAGTGCAG GTCCAGTAGCTCAGGATATGTTTCATTGGCAAGCAACTATTATTGGTCCAAATGATAGCCCTTATGCTGGTGGTGTTTTCCAAGTCACCATCCATTTTCCTCCTGATTACCCTTTCAAACCTCCCAAG GTGGCTTTCAGGACCAGAGTTTTTCATccaaatataaacaataatGGAAATATTTGTTTGGACATACTGAAGGATCAATGGAGTCCTGCCCTCACCATATCCAAG GTTTTGCTGTCCATATGTTCACTGCTAACAGATCCAAATCCAGATGATCCACTGGTTCCAGAAATTGCTCATATGTGCAAGACTGATAAAACCAAGTACGAGTCAATGGCTCGTAGTTGGACTCAAAAGTATGCCATGAACTGA
- the LOC107011022 gene encoding rac-like GTP-binding protein RHO1 — protein MSASRFIKCVTVGDGAVGKTCLLISYTSNTFPTDYVPTVFDNFSANVVVNGSTVNLGLWDTAGQEDYNRLRPLSYRGADVFILAFSLISKASYENVAKKWIPELKHYAPGVPIVLVGTKLDLRDDKQFFVDHPGAVPITTAQGEELRKTIGAPAYIECSSKTQQNVKAVFDAAIKVVLQPPKQKKKKGKSQKACSIL, from the exons ATGAGTGCTTCAAGGTTTATCAAATGTGTTACCGTCGGCGATGGTGCCGTTGGAAAGACGTGTCTCTTGATTTCTTACACCAGCAATACCTTCCCCAcg GATTATGTGCCCACCGTGTTCGACAATTTCAGTGCAAATGTGGTCGTCAATGGGAGCACTGTCAACCTAGGGTTGTGGGATACTGCTG GACAGGAGGATTACAACAGGTTAAGACCTCTGAGTTACCGTGGAGCTGATGTTTTCATTTTGGCATTCTCTCTCATTAGTAAAGCCAGCTATGAAAACGTTGCCAAGAAG TGGATTCCTGAATTGAAGCATTATGCCCCCGGTGTTCCAATAGTGCTTGTTGGAACAAAACTAG ATCTTCGGGATGATAAGCAATTCTTCGTAGACCATCCTGGTGCTGTGCCAATTACCACTGCTCAG GGTGAAGAGCTGAGGAAAACAATTGGTGCACCTGCTTACATTGAATGTAGTTCAAAAACACAGCAG AACGTGAAAGCAGTCTTTGATGCCGCTATCAAGGTCGTGCTCCAGCCACCCAAGCAGAAGAAAAAGAAGGGGAAGTCCCAAAAGGCATGTTCTATTTTGTGA
- the LOC107011021 gene encoding 3-dehydroquinate synthase, chloroplastic: protein MASSFCPKQALSFTNSAHQLHQSRAIPRDIHVRFPAPVSSPSSRCGLKSKTTTRLKVLATSATKVMDQSSSKASSQAPTVVEVDLGTRSYPIYIGAGLLDQPDLLQRHIHGKRVLVVTNTTVAPLYLDKTISALTDGNPNVTVESVILPDGEQFKNMETLMKVFDKAIESRLDRRCTFVALGGGVIGDMCGYAAASYLRGVNFIQIPTTVMAQVDSSVGGKTGINHPLGKNMIGAFYQPQCVLIDTDTLNTLPNRELASGLAEVIKYGLIRDAEFFEWQEQNMPLLLARDPTAFTYAIKRSCENKADVVSQDEKESGVRATLNLGHTFGHAVETGVGYGQWLHGEAVAAGTVMAVDMSHRLGWIDDSLVQRVQKILQQAKLPTSPPETMTVEMFKSIMAVDKKVADGKLRLILLKGSLGNCVFTGDYDQKALDETLRAFSKS from the exons ATGGCGTCGTCTTTCTGCCCAAAACAGGCTTTATCTTTCACCAATTCGGCCCACCAACTCCACCAATCCAGAGCAATTCCACGTGACATACACGTTCGTTTCCCTGCTCCTGTCTCTTCACCTTCTTCCAGGTGTGGGCTGAAGTCGAAAACCACCACCCGATTGAAGGTGTTGGCAACTTCTGCCACGAAGGTGATGGATCAGTCGTCCAGTAAAGCGAGTTCACAGGCTCCTACAGTTGTTGAAGTGGATCTGGGTACTCGGAGCTACCCGATTTATATTGGGGCTGGACTTCTTGATCAACCTGACCTCCTACAAAG ACATATTCATGGGAAGAGAGTCCTTGTCGTTACTAACACTACAGTTGCCCCTCTATATCTTGATAAAACTATAAGCGCTTTGACAGATGGAAACCCTAATGTTACCGTAGAAAGTGTCATTTTGCCAGATGGTGAGCAATTTAAAAACATG GAAACTCTTATGAAAGTCTTTGATAAAGCCATCGAATCAAGGCTGGATCGTCGTTGTACATTTGTCGCTCTCGGTGGTGGAGTTATAGGTGACATGTGTGGATATGCCGCCGCTTCCTACCTTCGTGGAGTTAATTTTATTCAGATCCCCACCACTGTTATGGCACAG GTAGATTCTTCTGTTGGAGGCAAAACTGGAATAAACCATCCACTTGGTAAAAATATGATTGGAGCATTCTACCAGCCACAATGTGTGCTTATAGACACGGATACCCTGAATACTTTACCAAATAGAGAATTAGCATCTGGCCTCGCAGAAGTGATAAAATATGGACTCATTAGAGATGCTGAGTTTTTCGAGTGGCAAGAACAGAATATGCCATTATTATTAGCAAG GGACCCCACTGCATTTACCTATGCTATCAAGCGTTCCTGTGAAAACAAAGCAGATGTTGTTTCTCAAGATGAGAAGGAAAGCGGAGTGAGGGCAACTTTGAACTTGGGTCATACCTTTGGTCAT GCAGTTGAAACTGGCGTTGGCTATGGGCAGTGGCTTCATGGAGAAGCAGTTGCTGCTGGCACG gTCATGGCTGTTGACATGTCACACCGTCTTGGTTGGATTGATGACTCACTGGTACAGCGGGTGCAGAAGATCTTACAACAGGCAAAGCTGCCGACTTCACCTCCTGAAACTATGACTGTGGAGATGTTCAAGTCTATCATGGCT GTTGATAAAAAAGTGGCAGATGGGAAACTAAGACTTATCCTTCTAAAAGGTTCACTTGGTAACTGTGTTTTTACCGGTGATTATGACCAGAAGGCCCTCGATGAAACACTCCGTGCATTTTCCAAATCTTAA